In the genome of Dermacentor silvarum isolate Dsil-2018 chromosome 1, BIME_Dsil_1.4, whole genome shotgun sequence, one region contains:
- the LOC119437019 gene encoding uncharacterized protein LOC119437019 has translation MGRKLFVLAVLVAVATLTHAEDKPVTEEKPAAEQEPATGEKKEEVDSRIGFGTGFGHVAGANGYGFNRGVSGFNQGSGGFGSANAYNNVQGFRNRDGYRTNHGFDQTTYNRYGSGYGGFNTGFNRGAGGFYNQHGLQGGYLG, from the exons ATGGGTCGCAAACTG TTTGTGCTAGCCGTCCTTGTGGCCGTAGCCACTTTGACACATGCCGAGGACAAGCCTGTTACCGAAGAGAAGCCAGCTGCCGAGCAGGAACCTGCTACTGGAGAGAAGAAGGAGGAAGTGGACAGCCGTATTGGTTTCGGCACTGGCTTTGGACACGTAGCCGGTGCCAACGGCTATGGATTCAACCGCGGCGTGTCTGGCTTCAACCAGGGTAGTGGAGGCTTCGGCAGCGCGAATGCCTATAACAATGTCCAAGGCTTCAGGAACCGCGACGGCTACCGCACCAACCACGGGTTCGACCAGACCACCTACAACCGATATGGCTCCGGCTATGGAGGCTTCAACACTGGCTTTAACCGTGGTGCCGGCGGCTTCTACAACCAACACGGATTGCAAGGGGGTTACCTCGGCTGA